A window from Actinomycetes bacterium encodes these proteins:
- a CDS encoding trypsin-like serine protease yields the protein MTAPIPPVGGAVPPQGPPPADAPPFPAPGPMGPSGAPHPGNQRSGGGIKAALIGGLVGAIVAGGITAAAMTIRDDEAPLNVAAPASLPDRESSTIVGDDLDIRAVLDKVRPSVVSIHTGSRQGEAAGSGIVLSEGGLVLTNAHVVEGANRIEVDFSDGQSVEARLIGAAPKSDVALIQASGLDGAAVPAELGSSGDLLVGDDVVAIGNALNLGAEPSVTTGIVSQTGRSIVAPDGTVLDDLIQTDAAINPGNSGGPLVNAQGQVVGVNTAILADAQSIGFALEIDSIRELIGDLQDGKDAEKERAVLGVATLDVARIDNDVADRFSVTATSGAFIQDITSGSGADAAGLQAGDVIIEVDGRKIRNSEDVGQEVRSKEAGESITILIERTGEQQSVTATLGSG from the coding sequence GTGACCGCACCCATCCCCCCGGTCGGTGGCGCAGTCCCGCCACAGGGGCCACCCCCTGCCGATGCGCCACCCTTCCCCGCACCCGGTCCCATGGGTCCGTCGGGTGCGCCCCATCCCGGCAACCAGCGCTCCGGCGGTGGCATCAAGGCTGCGCTCATCGGAGGCCTCGTCGGAGCCATCGTGGCCGGAGGAATCACCGCTGCCGCCATGACCATCCGCGACGACGAGGCTCCGCTCAACGTCGCGGCGCCCGCCTCGTTGCCCGATCGCGAGTCCAGCACGATCGTGGGCGATGACCTCGACATTCGCGCCGTGCTCGACAAGGTGCGCCCTTCGGTGGTGTCGATCCACACGGGCTCCCGCCAGGGTGAGGCTGCCGGCTCCGGCATCGTGCTTAGCGAGGGAGGCCTCGTGCTGACCAACGCACACGTTGTCGAAGGGGCCAATCGCATCGAGGTCGACTTCTCCGATGGCCAGAGCGTCGAAGCACGTCTTATCGGCGCCGCACCGAAGTCCGACGTGGCACTCATCCAGGCCAGCGGGCTCGACGGCGCAGCGGTGCCGGCCGAGCTCGGATCATCCGGTGACCTGCTGGTTGGCGACGACGTCGTGGCAATCGGCAACGCGCTCAACCTCGGCGCCGAGCCCAGCGTGACCACCGGCATCGTGTCGCAGACCGGCCGCTCGATCGTTGCCCCCGACGGCACCGTGCTGGATGACCTGATCCAGACCGACGCCGCGATCAACCCTGGCAACTCCGGCGGTCCGCTCGTCAACGCGCAGGGGCAGGTTGTCGGCGTTAACACTGCCATCCTCGCCGATGCGCAGAGCATCGGCTTCGCCCTCGAGATCGACTCCATCCGCGAGCTGATCGGGGATCTCCAGGACGGCAAGGACGCCGAAAAAGAGCGCGCCGTGCTCGGCGTCGCCACTCTCGACGTCGCACGGATCGACAACGACGTGGCAGACCGATTCTCGGTGACCGCCACCTCCGGGGCGTTCATCCAGGACATCACCTCGGGTTCCGGCGCAGACGCGGCAGGCCTTCAGGCAGGCGACGTGATCATCGAGGTCGACGGCCGCAAGATCCGCAATTCCGAAGACGTGGGCCAGGAAGTCCGCTCGAAGGAAGCGGGCGAGTCCATCACGATCCTCATCGAACGCACCGGCGAACAACAGTCGGTCACCGCCACTCTCGGCTCGGGCTGA